In a genomic window of Fusobacterium perfoetens:
- the rfaD gene encoding ADP-glyceromanno-heptose 6-epimerase: MIIVTGAAGFIGSAFIWKLNEMGINDILAVDKMRTEDKWLNLRKRDYADWVDRDDLFAWLEDPENAKKITGVAHFGACSATTEKDGDYLMSNNYGYTKKLWEFCAKQNINFVNASSAATYGAGELGYDDDISVEEYKKLMPLNKYGYSKKLFDDWSFKQTKTPKQWISCKFFNVYGPQEYHKGRMASMVFHTFNQYKENGKVKLFKSHKEGFGDGGQLRDFVYIKDIVDVLYFFLTEKVESGVYNLGTGEARSFRDLSMATMEAAAGKKLNEKEVIEYVPMPEDLRGKYQYYTKAEMAKLARTGYNKKFHTLEEGVYDYVVNYLAKEDPYL, from the coding sequence ATGATTATAGTAACTGGAGCAGCAGGATTTATAGGAAGTGCTTTTATATGGAAATTAAATGAAATGGGAATAAATGATATCTTAGCTGTTGACAAAATGAGAACTGAGGATAAATGGTTAAACTTAAGAAAAAGAGATTATGCTGATTGGGTAGATAGAGATGATCTTTTTGCTTGGTTAGAAGATCCAGAAAATGCTAAAAAAATAACAGGAGTTGCTCACTTTGGAGCTTGTTCAGCTACAACTGAAAAAGATGGAGATTATTTAATGAGCAATAACTATGGATATACAAAAAAATTATGGGAGTTCTGTGCAAAACAAAATATAAACTTTGTAAATGCTTCATCAGCAGCAACTTATGGAGCTGGAGAGTTAGGATATGATGATGATATATCTGTAGAAGAATACAAAAAACTTATGCCATTAAATAAATATGGATATTCAAAAAAATTATTTGATGACTGGTCATTTAAACAAACAAAAACTCCAAAACAATGGATAAGCTGTAAATTCTTTAATGTTTATGGACCACAAGAATATCATAAAGGAAGAATGGCGTCAATGGTATTCCATACATTTAACCAATATAAAGAAAATGGAAAAGTAAAACTTTTTAAATCTCATAAAGAGGGATTTGGTGACGGAGGACAACTTAGAGATTTCGTTTATATAAAAGATATTGTTGATGTATTATATTTCTTCTTAACTGAAAAAGTAGAATCTGGAGTATACAATCTTGGAACTGGAGAGGCTAGAAGTTTTAGAGATCTGTCAATGGCTACTATGGAGGCAGCTGCTGGTAAAAAACTAAATGAAAAAGAAGTTATTGAATATGTTCCTATGCCAGAAGATTTAAGAGGAAAATATCAATATTATACAAAAGCTGAGATGGCTAAACTTGCAAGAACTGGTTATAATAAAAAATTCCATACTCTAGAAGAGGGAGTTTATGACTATGTTGTAAATTACCTTGCAAAAGAAGACCCATATCTATAG
- a CDS encoding undecaprenyl-diphosphate phosphatase — MNPFLLVIILGIVEGVTEFLPVSSTGHMILVEKFINSPYVTKAFMDNFLIIVQLGAILSVVIYFWNDIHPFVKSREVFAQRLNLWSKVIVGVIPAGVLGLLLDDYITEFFLGNTTVVAITLILYGIIFCFIEGKIKKANPITKIEDIPYKLALAVGFFQCLAMIPGTSRSGSTIIGALLLGLAKGVAAEFSFFLAIPTMMGATLLKVVKNGLSFTPLEWQLLGIGFVVSFIVAYVVIKWFMGYIKTKTFRLFGIYRIILGILVLLFLR; from the coding sequence ATGAATCCATTTTTACTAGTAATAATTCTTGGGATAGTAGAAGGAGTTACAGAATTTTTGCCAGTTAGTAGTACTGGACATATGATTTTAGTGGAGAAATTTATAAACAGTCCCTATGTAACAAAAGCTTTTATGGATAACTTTTTGATAATAGTTCAACTTGGAGCGATACTTTCTGTTGTAATTTATTTCTGGAATGATATTCACCCTTTTGTAAAATCAAGAGAGGTCTTTGCTCAAAGATTAAATCTTTGGAGTAAAGTTATAGTTGGAGTTATACCAGCAGGAGTTTTAGGACTTTTATTAGATGATTATATTACAGAGTTTTTCTTAGGAAATACAACAGTAGTAGCGATTACTCTTATTCTTTATGGAATAATTTTCTGTTTCATCGAGGGAAAAATAAAAAAAGCTAATCCAATAACAAAGATAGAAGATATACCTTATAAATTAGCACTAGCTGTTGGATTTTTCCAATGCCTTGCTATGATACCAGGGACATCTCGTTCAGGTTCAACAATAATCGGTGCATTACTACTTGGACTTGCTAAAGGAGTAGCAGCAGAATTTTCATTTTTCTTAGCAATCCCAACAATGATGGGAGCTACACTTTTAAAAGTTGTAAAAAATGGTCTATCTTTTACACCATTAGAGTGGCAACTATTAGGAATAGGTTTTGTAGTATCTTTTATAGTTGCTTATGTAGTAATAAAATGGTTTATGGGATATATCAAAACTAAAACTTTTAGATTATTTGGAATATACAGAATAATATTAGGAATATTGGTTTTATTATTTTTAAGATAA
- a CDS encoding type IV pilus twitching motility protein PilT, whose translation MNKEIFLEMIAKGRTYKVTDIHLSVDEFPIFRVNDKIYRFEEYEALTKEGIESLAEEILTFEERERLDEEKEIDLSFRDLSGNCRINIFYERGNLSFAVRIIRDEIPTIEELNLSVKVNDFFDERQGLIIVCGKTSSGKTSTISAMLNKYNNENCYNILTLEDPIEYIHKNNKSIIRQREIGKDVKSYKEGIKSALRQNVDVIMIGELRDRESVEMALTAAETGHIVITTLHSNSVIDTVDRLIGMFGEEKRDFIQRLVALNLIGVIHQEFTTGIDDEAQPIKVPICEIMYMNSGIQNLIKNGKISQISSFIDVSGRKGMLNKQESIKELYRAKRFTTEQFEKEIKNLRKI comes from the coding sequence ATGAATAAAGAGATTTTTTTGGAAATGATAGCTAAGGGAAGAACTTACAAAGTAACCGACATTCATTTATCAGTAGATGAATTTCCAATTTTTAGGGTAAATGATAAAATATATAGATTTGAAGAGTATGAGGCTCTTACAAAAGAGGGGATTGAATCACTAGCTGAGGAGATTTTAACTTTTGAAGAGAGAGAAAGATTAGATGAAGAAAAAGAGATAGATCTGTCTTTTAGAGATTTAAGTGGAAATTGTAGAATAAATATATTTTACGAAAGGGGAAATCTTTCTTTTGCAGTAAGAATCATAAGAGATGAAATTCCTACAATAGAGGAGTTAAATCTAAGTGTAAAAGTAAATGATTTCTTTGATGAAAGACAAGGTTTAATAATTGTCTGTGGAAAAACAAGCTCTGGAAAAACTAGCACAATATCAGCTATGCTTAATAAATACAACAATGAAAATTGTTATAATATTTTAACATTGGAAGATCCTATCGAATATATTCACAAGAATAATAAATCTATAATAAGACAAAGAGAGATAGGAAAAGATGTAAAAAGTTATAAAGAGGGAATAAAATCAGCTCTAAGACAAAATGTAGATGTTATTATGATTGGAGAGTTAAGAGATAGAGAAAGCGTAGAAATGGCTTTAACTGCTGCTGAGACTGGTCACATTGTAATTACAACTCTACATTCAAACAGTGTAATTGATACAGTAGATAGACTTATTGGAATGTTTGGAGAGGAAAAAAGAGATTTTATCCAAAGACTTGTGGCATTAAATCTTATAGGAGTTATTCATCAAGAGTTTACAACTGGTATAGATGATGAGGCTCAACCTATAAAAGTTCCTATTTGTGAGATAATGTATATGAATAGTGGTATACAAAATCTTATAAAAAATGGAAAAATTTCACAAATATCTTCATTTATAGATGTCAGTGGAAGAAAAGGAATGCTTAATAAACAAGAATCTATAAAAGAACTTTATAGAGCTAAAAGATTTACAACTGAGCAATTTGAAAAAGAGATTAAAAATTTAAGAAAGATTTAA
- a CDS encoding coproporphyrinogen III oxidase, with product MEIRLDFEAKENTIYEFKKVLLPEEDIDILEVKTIEETKDYISLELSCGNRKKIFTLKNYTDRMVDQKTVMVKAGLLLLFDKVYPWGALVGVRPTKLIRRYLIMGYTYDEIDEILEKLYFVFPEKRKLLIEVVKKENEYLNPKGINMYVGIPYCPTRCKYCSFASYEINSKLGNYYDDFVKTLIEEIRLTGEMLKDKDVKIESLYFGGGTPSILKEKDLKDILEELYKNIDLSHLKEFTFEAGREDTLTKEKLEILKEMKVDRVSLNPQTFNEKVLKELNRNFDKKHFDEMFREIKKLGFVVNMDFIIGLPGESVEDILNTFETVKGYDIDNLTIHFLAIKNGSTLIKNKYRITEIESQRIEDKIREVVEEKNLKPYYLYRQKNSMNWGENLGYSIEGKESIFNIEMIEENQSTIGLGGGAISKKVEMIDETRFSIVRYINPKDPYMYICELKDRMKQKEELFKNL from the coding sequence TTGGAAATAAGATTGGACTTTGAGGCAAAGGAAAATACCATATATGAGTTTAAAAAAGTTCTTTTGCCTGAAGAAGATATAGATATTTTAGAGGTAAAGACCATAGAAGAAACTAAAGATTATATATCTTTGGAACTTTCTTGTGGAAATAGAAAAAAAATCTTTACTTTAAAAAATTATACAGATAGAATGGTAGACCAAAAAACAGTTATGGTAAAGGCTGGACTTTTACTTTTGTTTGATAAAGTTTATCCTTGGGGGGCTTTGGTTGGTGTTAGACCTACAAAACTTATAAGAAGATATCTTATTATGGGGTATACTTATGATGAGATTGATGAGATTTTAGAAAAACTTTATTTTGTGTTTCCTGAAAAAAGAAAACTTCTTATAGAGGTAGTGAAAAAAGAAAATGAATACCTAAACCCAAAAGGTATAAATATGTATGTAGGTATTCCTTACTGCCCTACAAGATGTAAATATTGTTCTTTCGCCTCATACGAGATAAATAGCAAACTTGGTAACTATTATGACGATTTTGTAAAAACTCTTATTGAGGAGATAAGACTTACTGGTGAGATGCTAAAAGATAAAGATGTAAAGATAGAATCTTTATATTTTGGTGGAGGTACACCAAGTATCTTAAAAGAAAAAGATCTAAAAGATATCTTAGAGGAACTTTATAAAAATATAGATCTTAGTCATTTAAAAGAATTTACATTCGAGGCTGGAAGAGAGGATACTCTTACGAAAGAAAAGTTAGAAATATTAAAAGAGATGAAAGTGGATAGAGTAAGTCTTAATCCACAGACTTTTAATGAAAAAGTTTTGAAAGAGCTTAATAGAAATTTTGATAAAAAACATTTTGATGAGATGTTTAGAGAGATAAAAAAACTTGGTTTTGTGGTAAATATGGACTTTATAATCGGTCTTCCGGGAGAGAGTGTTGAGGATATACTAAATACTTTTGAAACTGTAAAGGGATATGATATAGATAATCTTACTATACATTTCTTAGCTATAAAAAATGGTTCAACTCTTATTAAAAATAAATATAGAATAACTGAGATTGAAAGCCAAAGAATAGAGGATAAAATAAGAGAGGTAGTAGAGGAAAAAAATCTGAAACCATATTATCTATACAGACAAAAAAATAGTATGAACTGGGGAGAAAATCTTGGTTACTCTATTGAGGGAAAAGAATCTATATTTAATATAGAGATGATAGAGGAAAATCAATCAACTATCGGTCTTGGTGGAGGAGCTATCAGTAAAAAAGTAGAGATGATAGACGAAACAAGATTTTCAATAGTTAGATATATAAATCCAAAAGACCCATATATGTATATCTGTGAATTAAAAGACAGAATGAAACAAAAAGAGGAGTTATTTAAGAATTTATAA
- a CDS encoding ComEA family DNA-binding protein, with product MKKIYLLICNFFIIFSLAFSLQSEYKVIYSDKGSGKLDINIAKQEDMLKAGVAPSYVSKIISFRDKKGGIESLDELDRINGIGKKTCKKLEKYFFVGDNYKINPLKINKADETLLKYYGFSKEEIKAIQKLKKENKYIRNNIELRKILSKKSYNKYKDLFRYDRY from the coding sequence ATGAAAAAAATCTATTTATTAATATGTAACTTTTTTATTATATTTTCTCTAGCTTTTTCACTGCAAAGTGAATACAAAGTAATCTATAGCGATAAAGGTTCAGGAAAACTTGATATCAATATTGCAAAACAAGAGGATATGTTAAAAGCTGGAGTGGCACCAAGTTATGTTTCAAAGATAATAAGTTTTAGAGATAAAAAAGGTGGCATAGAATCTCTTGATGAGCTTGATAGAATAAATGGTATAGGTAAGAAAACTTGTAAAAAACTTGAAAAATATTTTTTCGTAGGAGATAATTACAAGATAAATCCCCTTAAAATTAATAAAGCTGATGAAACTTTATTAAAATATTATGGCTTTTCAAAAGAGGAGATAAAGGCTATCCAAAAACTTAAAAAAGAAAATAAATATATAAGAAATAATATAGAATTAAGAAAAATTTTATCTAAAAAAAGCTATAACAAATACAAAGACTTATTTAGATATGATAGATATTAG
- the hslO gene encoding Hsp33 family molecular chaperone HslO → MKSRIIRGVSKNARFFVINSTDVVQKALEIHKCSPTAIAGFGRFLTAGLIMGASLKGDDKLSLITDTDGPVNNMVVTADANGHIKGYLSNPQADLPLKPIVNQPDVANLIGKGSLRVIKDMGLKEPYCGLSEIQTGEIATDIAYYYVTSEQTPTVIALGVDLQDEKTVRSAGGYMVQLFPGADEKFIDLLEAKIKAIRNVTELFKGGMDLERIVKLLYEDMSDETYQKLVEDYEILEEREVSYYCDCNKEKYYKGLITLGKEEILNLLEELDGTIETECHFCGKKYQFTKEDFKEFLESK, encoded by the coding sequence TTGAAAAGTAGAATAATAAGAGGAGTTAGTAAAAACGCTAGATTTTTTGTAATAAACTCAACAGATGTAGTACAAAAGGCTTTAGAAATTCATAAATGTAGTCCAACAGCAATCGCTGGTTTTGGAAGATTTTTAACAGCAGGTCTTATAATGGGAGCATCACTTAAAGGAGATGATAAACTTTCTCTTATAACTGATACAGATGGACCAGTTAATAATATGGTTGTAACAGCAGACGCAAATGGTCATATAAAAGGATATTTATCGAATCCACAAGCTGATTTACCATTAAAACCAATAGTAAATCAACCAGATGTGGCAAACTTAATCGGAAAAGGAAGTCTTAGAGTAATAAAAGATATGGGACTTAAAGAACCATACTGCGGATTATCTGAAATTCAAACTGGAGAGATTGCAACAGACATAGCTTATTATTATGTAACTTCTGAACAAACTCCAACAGTAATCGCTTTAGGAGTAGATCTTCAAGATGAAAAAACTGTAAGATCAGCTGGTGGATATATGGTACAACTATTCCCGGGAGCTGACGAAAAATTTATAGATCTTTTAGAGGCAAAAATAAAAGCTATAAGAAATGTTACAGAACTTTTCAAAGGTGGAATGGACTTAGAAAGAATAGTAAAACTTCTATATGAAGATATGAGTGATGAAACTTATCAAAAACTTGTAGAAGATTATGAAATCTTAGAAGAGAGAGAAGTATCATATTACTGTGATTGTAATAAAGAAAAATATTATAAAGGTCTAATCACTCTTGGAAAAGAAGAGATATTAAATCTTTTAGAAGAACTTGATGGAACAATAGAAACTGAATGTCACTTCTGTGGTAAAAAATATCAATTCACTAAAGAGGATTTTAAAGAGTTTTTAGAAAGCAAATAG
- a CDS encoding formate/nitrite transporter family protein, whose amino-acid sequence MSLHLFHSPVEAIEVIIKGNLKKVYGEIEKVFLTGILGGVFIGVAGIGQISIIQNVNPANESLMKFIGAAVFPVGLILCLLLGGTLFTGNCLLFVNYFKKDITLKQIWKNLSITWVGNFIGGAGVALISYLAGMFDPITMQNTVVNIATGKLALSFSKCIFSGFLCNILVIAGIWLSTSSKDSAGKFYGCWFPIMLFVISGYQHVVANMFIITMAKLVSPESINFLGSFVSHFLPVTIGNFLSGGIVFPMVFYYLYVHKK is encoded by the coding sequence ATGTCGTTACATTTATTTCATAGTCCAGTTGAAGCTATTGAGGTTATAATAAAAGGAAATTTAAAAAAAGTTTATGGAGAGATAGAGAAAGTATTCTTAACAGGGATACTTGGTGGAGTTTTTATAGGAGTAGCTGGTATAGGTCAGATTTCTATAATTCAAAATGTTAATCCTGCCAATGAAAGTTTGATGAAGTTTATAGGAGCAGCGGTGTTTCCAGTAGGACTTATTCTTTGTTTATTGCTTGGAGGAACTCTTTTTACAGGAAACTGTCTACTGTTTGTAAATTATTTTAAAAAAGACATTACTCTTAAACAGATATGGAAAAATTTATCAATCACTTGGGTAGGAAACTTCATAGGTGGAGCTGGAGTGGCATTAATAAGTTATCTAGCTGGAATGTTTGACCCAATAACAATGCAAAATACAGTAGTAAATATTGCAACAGGAAAACTGGCTTTAAGTTTTTCAAAATGTATTTTCAGTGGATTTCTTTGTAATATATTGGTTATAGCAGGGATTTGGCTTTCGACTTCTTCAAAGGATTCAGCAGGAAAGTTCTATGGTTGTTGGTTTCCTATAATGCTTTTCGTAATAAGTGGATATCAACACGTAGTTGCTAATATGTTTATAATAACTATGGCAAAATTAGTTTCACCAGAATCTATTAATTTTTTAGGAAGTTTTGTAAGTCATTTTTTACCAGTTACAATAGGAAATTTTTTATCAGGAGGAATAGTTTTTCCAATGGTATTTTATTATCTATATGTTCACAAAAAGTAA